The sequence TAAACGTCGGCGAATTTGATGTGCTGGCCGCACTGCGCCGCCATCCCCCTTCTTTTCAGTTGTCGCCTAACCAGTTACAAAATATGGTGCTAATCTCATCAGGCGCACTGACTAACCGTATTAATCGACTCGAAAGTCGCAACTTGGTCAGCCGAGCTCAGGCTGAGCACGACAAGCGTGGCGTGATAGTGACCCTGACCGAACAGGGTTTTAAGGTTGTAGAAGAAGCGGTGCGCCATCATTTGGCTGCTGAAGCCGAGGTAGCCAATGTGCTAAGCGCTGCCGAACAGCAGCAGCTCAGTATTTTGCTAAAGAAAATGCTGGTGGAGATAGAAGACTAAATTTAAGCATATTTTTCTTATGGATACTTAAAAGTGTGCGTTCTAACATCGCTAATTACGATTTTCCGGCTGATAATCAAATGAGTCGCATCCTAAGGCTCGGATCGAATGTGGAATAAATGTGTAATATAAGTGCAGTTCGACTGAGCCAAGGGCCATCTAGGAGATTATGAATGAAGTTATATTACAGGCCGGGTACGTGTTCACTTGCCGCTCATATCGCACTTGCTTGGTTAGGTTTACCCTATGAGCTAGAAGTGGCGAATACGCGGGATCCCGAATTCACTAAGATTAACTATTTAGGCACAGTGCCGGTGTTATTCACCGCCGAAATGGGCGCACTTTACCAAAGCAGTGCCATTTTGCGCTATTTGTCTCGCTTGCCAGAGGGGGAGCATTTGGGACCCGGTCAAGATCCGGTACTGCAGGCGCAATGTGATTATTGGTTGAGCTTTTTTAACGCCGATCTGTATCGCGCTTTTGCTCCGTATTTTAATCCAGAAAAATACACCACAGACTCCAGTCCTGAAGCGAAGAAAGCCATTAAAGCCGCCGTGCCGGCTCAGATTGCGCCTTTGCTAACGCGTATGGATAGTCATCTGGCGAGTCGAGATTTTTATCTAGAAGATGAGTTAGGCATAGTGGATGCGTGTGCCTTTGTGTATTGCTATTGGGCGCTCAAAGTTTTGGGTAATGGCCTAAAGGACTATCCGAATGTGGAACGTCACTTTACTACCATGATGCAAGATCCGCAGGTACAAGCGGTGATGGCCGTAGAAGGGCTGACGGTAGAATCTTAAATCTGAATTTTTAATCAAACTCAGTGCTTAATACTAATCAAGCCGCCTGCATTGGGCGGCTTGATTGTTTTTGTTATCTTTGCGCCTCACGCCTCACACGACTAATGTCTCGCCACGATTAAGGCGGTACCTATTACCGTGATAGCCGCACCTAGCCAAGCGCCGGAGGCGGGCCTTTGTTTGGTTAACAACCACAGCAAGGGCAACACCAATACCGGACTGACCGAGCTGAGCATGGCCACCATGCCCACTTCGCCATGGCGCAATGCCACTAAAATCAAGGTCATGCCCACCCCCATAGCTAACAAGGCATTCATTGCCACCATACCAAAAATAGGCCAGTTAATGCGTTGCAGCGGCTTGGCGACCGACCAACCGCACCACAATAAAAATAGGTGGGCGAAAAACGCCGTGCTCATGCGCACTGCCGAGGCCGCTACCGGATCTACTGACGCTAACTGATCCATCATCACCGGCTTCATCATTAAGGTGGCAATCGACTGGCAGAGTGCGGCTAATAATCCTAAGGCGATACCTATCCAAAGGCGGCCATTATCCTGCTCCCACGCATGAGTATCACCAGTGCGTTTGCCCATAAAAATCGCCGTCATCACACCGCCCACTAATAGTAAGCAGCCAACCAAGGTCCAGCCGGCAATTATCTCGCCAAAAATCAAATACGCCAATAGCGCCGAGAACAGTGCGTGGGTGGCAAATAACACGCTGGCACGCCTAGGCCCTAAGCGGTTCATGGCGGCAAATAGCGCTGTGTCACCAATAAAAATACCAATCAAGCCTGACGCCGCCATGATGCTAAGGCTATGGCTGCTCAGGCTGCTCCACCCCCCTGTGAGCAAGGCCGCCGCCCACAGCATTACGCTCACGCAAAACATCCGCCAGCGTGAAAAGGTAAAGGCGCCCAAATAGCGGGCCGCATGGGCCGACAATAAGCTGGCCACGGCCCAACAGGCGGCCGCAGCCAAAGCGAGGTAATCGTATGAAAAGGTCATGTATCACTGCAAATCAGCGGGAAAGGCTCAGTTTAACAAGTTTAAGTGCGGCGCATAGGCAGATTTGCCAGCCCAACAGTTAGCGGGTTTAATAGCGGCTTCGCGGCTAAACATTCCCTGTTAACCAATAAGAGTCACTATGCGCATATTGCACACCTCCGACTGGCATTTAGGCCAACATTTTATGGGTAAAACCCGCCTTGAAGAACATCAGGCTTTTTTGTGTTGGCTGGTTGAGCAAGTACAAAGCCAAGCCGTGGATGCGGTGCTGGTGGCAGGCGATGTGTTTGATACCGGCACGCCGCCCAGTTATGCCCGCGAGCTGTATAACGACTTTATCGTTAAATTACAGCAAACCGGCGCGCAATTAGTGATCTTGGGCGGTAATCATGATTCAGTCGCCATGCTTAATGAGTCGCGCGCATTACTTGGCTGCTTAAATGTGCAAGTGATCCCTGGCGTGTTGGCAGACATAGAGCATCAGGTGCTCACGCTCTATAAGGGCGATGGTGAGCCTGGAGCTGTGTTATGCGCCGTGCCTTTTATTCGCGCCCGAGACGTTATGATTAGTGAGTCCGGCCAAAGTGCGAGTGATAAGCAACAGAGCTTACAACAGGCCATAGCTGCGCATTATCAGCAATTATTTGAGTGTGCCGAGCAGCTTAGTGAAGCTCACGAAGCCGCTCATGGCCGCCGTTTGCCCATTATTGGCACTGGACATTTAACGACCGTGGGAGCAAGCAGTAGCGATTCGGTACGAGAAATTTATATTGGTACTTTGGATGCCTTTCCGGCCAATGCTTTTCCGCCATTGGATTACTTAGCGCTCGGCCATATTCACCGTCCGCAAAAAGTGGGTGGCCATGAGCATATGCGCTATTGCGGCTCGCCGCTTGCCTTAAGCTTTGATGAAGTGGGCCAGCAAAAAGAAGTGCTGTTGGTGGATGTGAATGCCGAGGGCCTGAGCGCGATTACCCCTCTAGCGGTGCCGATTTTTCAGCCGCTGGCGCGCGTAAAGGGCAACTTGGCTGAGCTTGCGGTCGCCATGCAAGCAGTTGCGGTGGAGCAAGCGGAATTAGCGAAAATAAAGCCCGTCTGGCTAGAAGTAACGGTGGCCGAAGACGATTATTTAACGGACTTACAACCCAGAGTCGAGCAATTAGCGGTCGGCTTGCCCTTGGAGATTTTATTGGTACGCCGTCAGCGCTCAAGTCAGCAAGCCACCTTAACGGATGATGCGCGCATCACGCTCAGCGAGCTCTCGCCATTACAGGTTTTTGAGCGGCGCTTGGCCGCAGAAGAGCTGGCGCCTGAGCGCGAACAAGCGTTGCAGTCTTTATATCAAGCGTTATTGGTTGAGCGGGAGCAAGAAGCATGAAAATCCTCAGCCTACGGCTAAAAAATCTCAACTCCTTAAAAGGCGAGTGGAAAATTGACTTTAGAGAGCCGCCATTTCGTGACAGTGGCTTGTTCGCCATTATCGGGCCCACGGGCGCCGGTAAAACCACTTTGCTCGATGCCATTTGTTTAGCCCTGTATCACGAAACGCCGCGCATGAAACAGGTGTCTGCCAGCAGCAATGAGCTAATGACCCGCCACACCGCGGATTGTTTGGCGGAAGTGGAGTTTGAGATTAAAGGCCAAGGTTATCGGGCTTTTTGGAGCCAGCGCCGCTCCCGTGACCAACTGAGCGGCAAGCTGCAAGCGCCCAAGGTGGAGCTGGCGAGGTTAGATGGCACTATTCTTACCACTAAAATTAACGACAAGCTGCGCTTAACGGAAACGTTGAGCGGCTTAGATTTCGGGCGCTTCACTAAGTCGATGTTATTGGCCCAAGGGGGCTTTGCCGCCTTCTTGCATGCCAATGCCAACGAGCGCGCCGAATTACTGGAGGAACTCACCGGCACCGATATTTATGCGCAAATTTCGCGCCGTGTATTTGAGCAAACCCGCGAGCAGCAAGCTGCGTTGAATGAGCTTAAAGCCCGCGCTCAAGGCATGGAGTTGCTGGATGATGCTGAACGCTTACAAGTGCAAGCGGATATGGCCGCCGCCGAGCTTGAATTAGCGCAGCAATATAAAATCTTAGCGCAAGCTCAAACTAGTCTGCAACGCATTGGCGCCTACCAAACGGCACAGCAGCAACAAGCTCAAACCGAGCAGACGCTGCAGGCGGCAAACTTGGCTTGGCAAGCTCAAGACGCTGCGCGCCAGCAATTAAGCCAAGCGGTGCCGGCCAATCGGTTACTGCCTTATTGGCAACAATGGCAAGATGCCAGCACTCGTGGGCAAAGCTTTGCCAATCAATTAAGCCAAGAGCAGGCGGAATTAGGGCTGCTTAATAAACAGAGTCAGCAGCTGTGCTGGCAGGCACTACAAGTGAGCGGCCAACTGACTCAACAGTTGACGCTTGCCGAGCAACGACTGAGTGAAGAACAAACTAAATTAAGCCAACAAATGGCGGTTAATCCCGTAGCTGAACGGCTGGGTGAATACTTGGCGGGCTGGCGTGAACAAATTCAGGCTAATGCCAAAGAGCAGGACAATCTTGTACGCATACAAAAAGCCAAAGTCACGCTGCAAACTAAGCGTGACACGCTTGAAAAGCAGTGCCAGCAAACTCAGTTACAAGTGACGGATGCGGAGCAACAAGTAGCACAAGCCAAGCTGGCTATGGATGAACAACAGCAACAATTGGCGCAATTATTAGCCGGCCAATCATTGCCTGAGCTGCGGCAAAAATTACACAGCCTAAGCCAGCAGCAAGGGCAATGGAGCCAAGTGCGCGAGCTTTGGACTCGCATTACGAAGCAGCAAAAGACTCATGCTGATCTCAAGGACACACTGGCCCTCCAAGAGCCAGAATTGGCGAAACTGGAGCTGCAATTAACCCAATCGCGCGCAGAATATAAAAGTCTACAAGAGCAGATCCGCGATAAAGAAAAGCTGTTGGAGCAAGAACAACGTATTCGCGCACTGGAAGCACACAGAGCCAGACTACAACCCGAAGAAGCCTGCCCCTTATGTGGCAGTGAAAGTCATCCGGCCATTGCGGCGTATCAGGCGCTCGATGATGCCACCGCGCTTAGCTTGGCCGAAAAGCAGCAAGAGCGCGCCGAGCGCGAGCAACAAGGCCAGCAATTAAGCCAAGCCTTTGCCAAGCGCCAAGCCGGAGTGGAGCAGGGGCAGCGGCAAGTGCAGGCTCAGGTCGCTGAACTTAGCGAGTTGCAGCTACAGCTCAGCACCTTGTTAACGACATTACAGATTATTGATACCGATCCTGCTTGCCAGCAAACGGAACTGGAGCAACGCCAACAACAGCTGCAAGCACTAACAAGCCAATGTAATCAGTTGGAGCAACAACAAGAGGCGGTATATCGCTACCAAGAGCAGGTTCAACAAGCCGAACAAGCGCTAGCAGGATTACAAACCCAGCAGGGGTTACGGAGCCAAGAGCTGCAATCTTTAAGCGAGCAAATAGCCCAACAGCAACAGCAGCTCACTGAGCAACAAGTGTTAGTAGCTCAACAACAGGCGACACTTGCAGCTTCACTGGCTGAGCTTAACTGGGCAGTACCCAATGATTGGACCGCTTGGTTGGCCGATTGTGAACAGCAATGGCAAGCCTGGAAAAGCCACCAAGTGCGTGGCCAGCAGCTTATTGCTGAACGCCAGCAGTTGGCAGGGCAATTACAGCAAGCGCACACCGAGCAAGCTCTGTGGCAAAAACGCTGGTCGGCGCTGGCCATTCCAGACTTAGCTGCGATGGGCGATATTAAAAATGATAATGCCGAGCTGAACTCATTCACAGAGCTGACAGAGTTAACCGAGCAATGGCAAGCTAGCCAACAGCAACTGCAGCAAAAAACGGCGCGCCTCGACACCTTGCATCAGCAAGCGACTGAACTTGAGACTGAACTGCAAAGCCGCTTGGCTGCTTGGCAACAGCAGTTATCAGAGAGCCCTTTTAGCGATGAAGCGGCCTTGTTGGCAGCATGCTTGAGTGAGTCAGAGTTTGAGCGTTTAGCCCAAGCGCAACGCCAGCTTGAACAAGCTTTGCACCGCGCACAAACGCTGTGTGAACAAGCTACGCAAGCGGCAGATGCAGCCAAGCTGGCATTAGGCGAGCTGGATCCCGCAGCGCAAGCTGCTTTACACGCGCAGCTGCAACAAAGCCAAGCCGAGTTTAACGCCACACAACAGCAAATTGGCGGCTGGCGCACGCGGTTAGACACAGACGCCGAGCGCCGCCAGCGCCAGCAAGCGTTATTTGCCAACATAGACGCCCAACAGCAGAGCCTGCAATTATGGGATCAATTGAATCATTTGATTGGATCTGCCGATGGCGCCAAGTATCGCCGCTTTGCCCAAGGGCTAACGCTGGAGCACTTAGTGCATTTGGCCAACCAGCGCTTAGTACGCTTACACGGTCGCTATCAATTGGCACGCACCGCCGGCGGCGAACTGGAATTATCGGTGATCGATACCTGGCAAGCAGACGTAGCCCGTGATACCCAAACCTTATCGGGGGGTGAAAGCTTCTTGGTGAGCTTGGCATTGGCCTTGGCGCTCTCAGACTTAGTCAGCAGCAAGACCCGCATTGACTCTTTGTTTTTGGATGAAGGCTTTGGCACCCTAGACTCAGAAACCCTAGAGGTGGCATTGGATGCGCTGGATGCGCTCAATGCCAGCGGCAAGATGATAGGGGTGATCAGCCATATAGAAGCGCTAAAAGAACGAGTGCCGGTACAAATAAAATTGAGCAAGAGCCAAGGCTTAGGCTTAAGCCGACTGGCACCAGAGTTTGAGGTTTAGGTACAGCGCCAAGCGCCCGGCGCTAGGCGCCCAGCTAAATAAAGAAACGGTGTGTTTTGTAGGCGAACATTTATTCTCGCATTACGCCGCAGGCGTAACTTATTTTGCCCACGGCCTGTGACACAAGAGTACAAACGTGAAAATACCGAACTTGCGCGAGCAGGTTCGGTATTTTTTTAGCTTCAATTTAGTCCGCTTATTTAGTGGGTGATAAGGCCGGGGATGCCGGGCAGCATGCCAACGGTGGCCATGATGGCGAGCAGAATAATAAAGGTGATACCAGGGATCACCCAGCGGTCGGTACGGCGCAGTGTTTTGCCGCGCTCTTTGTCACCGATTAAGCCTAAGTTATCGAGTAGCATGGTCAGCGACCAGCCAAATACCGGATTCACGAACGCAGAAGCAAACACTACGATACCGGCCGACTGACTACTGGTGGTGTTACGGGTCATCTGCATGCCTGCTTCCAGCAAGGGCATAAACACGCCTACGATTAACGCTACCCTGAGTACCGGATCCCACACTGCTAAGTCCATGGGATAACCCCAAATGGCGGCCACGATACACATTACACCGGTTAATACGGCACCGGCTGGGATCGGACGCTTGGCAATCGCCGCCGGTATCATATAAGTACCCCAAGAGGAGGCTAAGTTACCGCCGCCGAGTACGCTACCTACTGCTTGACGCACTGCGGCTATGCCCATGGTGTCATCCACGTTCATCAGCACCTTGGTGGCTTTTTTCGGATAGTTAAGCTCTTGGAATACGCGGTGCCCCATAAAGTCCGGTGACCACATGGCCACCGCCAATACGGCAAACGGTGCCGAGCTCACGAAGTGATGCAGCTTAGGCCAGCCCATCTGCCAACCTGTGGTTTCTCCCCACCAATAAGCGGGGCTTAAATGAGGCATGCCTGGTTCGGTGACAAATTCAAAGGGCGCGCCCAAGGCGAGGGCAATCACGAAGGCGATGCCAGAGCCGAGTGGAATAGACAGCCAGCGCATTTCTAATCTAGCCAGCAAGGCGTACATGACAATGGTGGTTAAAATGACCGCGAAGGCGATATAGGCCATGTCAAAGCTTGCGGCCCAGGTATTGAGCGCCTTAATTTGGCTGAGTAGACCGATGGCACCTAAGTAAATCAGTAAGCCCCCGCGCACCCCATCACTGGTGAGGGCCATTAGTTTACTGCCGCCTTTACTGATACTGAGCAATAAACCAAAAAAGCCAACTAGTAATCCCAGTGCGAGCGGGTGGCCGCCGGAGGCGACGATTAGCGGGATCAGGGGGATCATGGG comes from Oceanisphaera profunda and encodes:
- a CDS encoding MarR family winged helix-turn-helix transcriptional regulator, which gives rise to MQNTSFGPEADHESDPVLDQIDRIVGLWQQVRPDLELGSTEVIGRIVRLEYFITRRVLQDLAHYGLNVGEFDVLAALRRHPPSFQLSPNQLQNMVLISSGALTNRINRLESRNLVSRAQAEHDKRGVIVTLTEQGFKVVEEAVRHHLAAEAEVANVLSAAEQQQLSILLKKMLVEIED
- a CDS encoding glutathione S-transferase family protein, coding for MKLYYRPGTCSLAAHIALAWLGLPYELEVANTRDPEFTKINYLGTVPVLFTAEMGALYQSSAILRYLSRLPEGEHLGPGQDPVLQAQCDYWLSFFNADLYRAFAPYFNPEKYTTDSSPEAKKAIKAAVPAQIAPLLTRMDSHLASRDFYLEDELGIVDACAFVYCYWALKVLGNGLKDYPNVERHFTTMMQDPQVQAVMAVEGLTVES
- a CDS encoding DMT family transporter → MTFSYDYLALAAAACWAVASLLSAHAARYLGAFTFSRWRMFCVSVMLWAAALLTGGWSSLSSHSLSIMAASGLIGIFIGDTALFAAMNRLGPRRASVLFATHALFSALLAYLIFGEIIAGWTLVGCLLLVGGVMTAIFMGKRTGDTHAWEQDNGRLWIGIALGLLAALCQSIATLMMKPVMMDQLASVDPVAASAVRMSTAFFAHLFLLWCGWSVAKPLQRINWPIFGMVAMNALLAMGVGMTLILVALRHGEVGMVAMLSSVSPVLVLPLLWLLTKQRPASGAWLGAAITVIGTALIVARH
- the sbcD gene encoding exonuclease subunit SbcD, translated to MRILHTSDWHLGQHFMGKTRLEEHQAFLCWLVEQVQSQAVDAVLVAGDVFDTGTPPSYARELYNDFIVKLQQTGAQLVILGGNHDSVAMLNESRALLGCLNVQVIPGVLADIEHQVLTLYKGDGEPGAVLCAVPFIRARDVMISESGQSASDKQQSLQQAIAAHYQQLFECAEQLSEAHEAAHGRRLPIIGTGHLTTVGASSSDSVREIYIGTLDAFPANAFPPLDYLALGHIHRPQKVGGHEHMRYCGSPLALSFDEVGQQKEVLLVDVNAEGLSAITPLAVPIFQPLARVKGNLAELAVAMQAVAVEQAELAKIKPVWLEVTVAEDDYLTDLQPRVEQLAVGLPLEILLVRRQRSSQQATLTDDARITLSELSPLQVFERRLAAEELAPEREQALQSLYQALLVEREQEA
- a CDS encoding SbcC/MukB-like Walker B domain-containing protein, whose product is MKILSLRLKNLNSLKGEWKIDFREPPFRDSGLFAIIGPTGAGKTTLLDAICLALYHETPRMKQVSASSNELMTRHTADCLAEVEFEIKGQGYRAFWSQRRSRDQLSGKLQAPKVELARLDGTILTTKINDKLRLTETLSGLDFGRFTKSMLLAQGGFAAFLHANANERAELLEELTGTDIYAQISRRVFEQTREQQAALNELKARAQGMELLDDAERLQVQADMAAAELELAQQYKILAQAQTSLQRIGAYQTAQQQQAQTEQTLQAANLAWQAQDAARQQLSQAVPANRLLPYWQQWQDASTRGQSFANQLSQEQAELGLLNKQSQQLCWQALQVSGQLTQQLTLAEQRLSEEQTKLSQQMAVNPVAERLGEYLAGWREQIQANAKEQDNLVRIQKAKVTLQTKRDTLEKQCQQTQLQVTDAEQQVAQAKLAMDEQQQQLAQLLAGQSLPELRQKLHSLSQQQGQWSQVRELWTRITKQQKTHADLKDTLALQEPELAKLELQLTQSRAEYKSLQEQIRDKEKLLEQEQRIRALEAHRARLQPEEACPLCGSESHPAIAAYQALDDATALSLAEKQQERAEREQQGQQLSQAFAKRQAGVEQGQRQVQAQVAELSELQLQLSTLLTTLQIIDTDPACQQTELEQRQQQLQALTSQCNQLEQQQEAVYRYQEQVQQAEQALAGLQTQQGLRSQELQSLSEQIAQQQQQLTEQQVLVAQQQATLAASLAELNWAVPNDWTAWLADCEQQWQAWKSHQVRGQQLIAERQQLAGQLQQAHTEQALWQKRWSALAIPDLAAMGDIKNDNAELNSFTELTELTEQWQASQQQLQQKTARLDTLHQQATELETELQSRLAAWQQQLSESPFSDEAALLAACLSESEFERLAQAQRQLEQALHRAQTLCEQATQAADAAKLALGELDPAAQAALHAQLQQSQAEFNATQQQIGGWRTRLDTDAERRQRQQALFANIDAQQQSLQLWDQLNHLIGSADGAKYRRFAQGLTLEHLVHLANQRLVRLHGRYQLARTAGGELELSVIDTWQADVARDTQTLSGGESFLVSLALALALSDLVSSKTRIDSLFLDEGFGTLDSETLEVALDALDALNASGKMIGVISHIEALKERVPVQIKLSKSQGLGLSRLAPEFEV
- a CDS encoding DUF3360 family protein, giving the protein MSDKDPLSYNAQHKPSRDFETRAAYLENELLIMQPKRWRLNLPFRDYRFELEDLVPALAATIGKIVMVAAVVAAFAGPLGLSNAFVVENVRFEMLIAAVLFVILFSGLINPRANLAGTHGPMIPLIPLIVASGGHPLALGLLVGFFGLLLSISKGGSKLMALTSDGVRGGLLIYLGAIGLLSQIKALNTWAASFDMAYIAFAVILTTIVMYALLARLEMRWLSIPLGSGIAFVIALALGAPFEFVTEPGMPHLSPAYWWGETTGWQMGWPKLHHFVSSAPFAVLAVAMWSPDFMGHRVFQELNYPKKATKVLMNVDDTMGIAAVRQAVGSVLGGGNLASSWGTYMIPAAIAKRPIPAGAVLTGVMCIVAAIWGYPMDLAVWDPVLRVALIVGVFMPLLEAGMQMTRNTTSSQSAGIVVFASAFVNPVFGWSLTMLLDNLGLIGDKERGKTLRRTDRWVIPGITFIILLAIMATVGMLPGIPGLITH